One window of Oryza brachyantha chromosome 12, ObraRS2, whole genome shotgun sequence genomic DNA carries:
- the LOC102701957 gene encoding heavy metal-associated isoprenylated plant protein 33, translating into MSKEEVLKIQTCVLKVNIHCDGCQKKVKKILHKIEGVYQSSIDAEQGKVTVSGLVDPVTIIKKLNKAGKPAELWGSKVGVAAVNSQFQKLHLDGGGKGGQPKDGGGKGGQPKDAGGKGQKGGGGGNGGGGSKDVKMMLPPQMPQPTPQQLQQLQQQLQMKGLKLPQFMDGKMPFAAAAPIKDPKSVKFSLPPEDDFGDDGSEFDDEFDDFDDDEDFDDDGLDDDYYDDPKLMKQMAMPPPNAGGGDKKGGNNGGGKKGGGGNEIPVQIKGNANNGGGGGGKKDAGGKQNQGGGGGNGQGGGKNGGGGQPNNAKGGGGAPNGGNHPAQGKKGGGGGGPAVGVGGPMGGMPAQQQAMMRPGMMGGGAGFPGMGQMGAGPMTMPMGHHPHMGGVQGGAGAGAVQGMPPAAFYQGGGGGSGMPSGPEMLQAAAAAGNPMAQQQYMAMMQHQQQQQMMMNGHHGHVHGHHHAHGGGAPAGYPAMGYGYGRPPMPYPMSYPMQPHPHADPYNYFSDENPNSCSVM; encoded by the exons ATGAGTAAGGAGGAAGTCCTCAAGATTCAG ACTTGTGTGCTGAAAGTGAACATCCACTGTGATGGGTGCCAGAAGAAGGTCAAGAAGATCCTCCACAAGATTGAAG GTGTGTACCAGAGCAGCATAGATGCTGAGCAGGGCAAGGTGACGGTGTCCGGCCTGGTGGATCCGGTCACCATTATCAAGAAGCTGAACAAGGCCGGCAAGCCGGCCGAGCTGTGGGGTTCCAAGGTCGGGGTGGCAGCGGTGAACAGCCAGTTTCAAAAGCTCCATCTTGACGGCGGTGGCAAGGGCGGGCAGCCCAAGGATGGAGGTGGCAAGGGCGGGCAGCCCAAGGACGCCGGCGGCAAGGGCCAGaagggcggaggtggtggcaaCGGTGGAGGTGGCAGCAAGGACGTGAAGATGATGCTGCCGCCGCAGATGCCGCAGCCGACGCCGCAGCAGCTTCAGCAGctccagcagcagctgcagatgAAGGGGCTGAAGCTGCCGCAGTTCATGGACGGCAAGATGCCGttcgcggcggccgcgccgatCAAGGACCCCAAGTCCGTCAAGTTCAGCCTTCCTCCCGAGGATgacttcggcgacgacggcagcgagTTCGATGACGAGTTCGACGACTTCGATGATGACGAAGATTTCGACGATGACGGCCTCGACGACGACTACTACGACGATCCCAAGTTGATGAAGCAGATGGCCATGCCGCCACCGAACGCCGGTGGGGGCGACAAGAAGGGTGGCAACAACGGAGGCGGCAAgaagggcggtggcggcaacgAGATCCCCGTGCAGATCAAGGGGAACGCcaacaacggcggcggcggcggcggcaagaagGATGCCGGTGGCAAGCAGAACCaaggtggcggaggcggcaacggccaaggcggcggcaagaacggcggcggcggacagcCGAACAACGCCAAGGGGGGTGGAGGCGCCCCGAACGGCGGCAACCACCCTGCTCAGGGGAAgaaaggtggcggcggcggcggccccgccGTCGGTGTGGGTGGCCCGATGGGCGGCATGCCGGCGCAGCAGCAGGCCATGATGAGGCCTGGCATGATGGGGGGCGGTGCCGGTTTCCCCGGAATGGGCCAGATGGGCGCCGGGCCCATGACTATGCCGATGGGCCACCACCCCCACATGGGTGGCGTGCAGggcggtgccggtgccggtgccgtGCAGGGcatgccgccggcggcgttctaccagggcggcggcggcggcagcggcatgCCGTCCGGCCCCGAGATGctgcaggccgccgccgcggccggcaaCCCCATGGCCCAGCAGCAGTACATGGCCATGAtgcagcaccagcagcagcagcagatgatGATGAACGGCCACCACGGTCACGTTCACGGCCACCATCACGCCCACGGTGGCGGTGCTCCGGCGGGGTACCCGGCGATGGGATACGGGTACGGCCGGCCGCCGATGCCGTACCCGATGTCGTACCCAATGCAGCCCCACCCGCATGCCGATCCCTACAACTACTTCAGTGACGAGAACCCAAACAGTTGCTCGGTGATGTGA